The genomic segment GACGTACTCGCTCGCCTCCGCCAGTTGCTCGGGCGAGCGCTCCGATTCGAGAACGGCGAGTTTGGCGGTGAGACTGAAGAACTCCGTCAGCGGATCGTCGTAGGAGGCGGCTTCGAGCTGCTGGTCCACCGCGGCGAACAGGTCCTCCTTGCCGATCGGTTTGCAGAGGTAGTCGTCGAACGGCATGTCGGCGATACCGAACCCCGGGTCGATAGCGGTCACCATGATGACGCGGCAGTCGTATCCTCGGTCCCGGAGTTCCCGCAGCACCTCGTCGCCGGAGAACGGCATCCGCCGGTCCAACAACACCACGTCGACCGCGTCGTCCATCGCCGTCAGCGCCTCCTCGCCCCCGTACGCCGTCCGCACGTCACCGTACCGCTGACGCAGTCTGAGCGCGTACGCGTCGGTCACCTCCCGCTCGTCGTCCACCACCAGAACGGTTCCGTCTCTCGCCTGTGCCATGCTACCACTGCCCGAACAAAGGTTGGTCGGTATCCGTGTTATAGCTTCGTGCGGGGCGTCCCGACGACCGGTCGACGCCGCGCCACGAACGCTTATCACGTGGTTTGATAACGAATGACGTATGAGGCTGCGGACGAAGTTCGCCGTCGCGTTCGTCGTCGTCACGCTCGTGTTGAGCGCCTCGGTCGTCGCGGCCGTCGAGTTCTACAAGCGCGACGCCGTCGGCGAGTCGCGCGCGGACGTCGACGAGACGGCGACGCGCGTGGCCGACCAGATAGACGCCTCGATCCGGGACCGACGCGACTACGTTGGACTCGTCGCCTCTCGGCCGCAGGCGCGCCAGTTCGACGGCGACGGTCGGTTCCTCGAGGCGTTCCTCGCCAACTCCCGATTTTACGCCGCGCAGGTCGTCGCCGCCAACGGCACCGTCGTCGACTTCCGGGGCGACGTCACGGACGCACAGCGCTCGGCCGTCCTCGGGTCGGATCGGAGCGACGCCGCGTACGTCGAGGCGGCACTCGAGGGCCGGACGTACGTCGGCGAGGCCGAACGTCTCGACGGCACCGACGAGTACGTCCTCGTGTTCGCCGCGCCGATATTCGAACGGGGAGCGGTGAAAGGCGTCCTCGCGGGTGCGATCTACCTCGACACCCGGACGACGTTCGACGCGTTGCCACCCCTCGACACCAGCAGACAGACGGTGACCGTCGTCGACGACGGGGCGGAACTCCACGGCGGGGACCGCCGCTTCGAATCGTCCGTCGAGGGCGTCGCGACCGTCGAATCGACGGGGTGGACGGTGACCGTCTCGCAGGACCGGTCGGCGCTTGACGCCAGACTGCGCACGCTGGCGCTGTTTCAGGCCGGCCAGTTGGGGCTCGTCGTGCTGGTGATGGCCGGGTTCGGCTACTGGCAGTACGCCACGAGCCTCCGACAGACCGACCGACTGCTCGACGCGTTCGCCGACCTCGGCGCGGGCGACTACGACCGGTCGGTGTCGCTCCGCGGCGGCGCCGAGTGGGAACAGATCGGCGACGGGTTCAACGACCTCGCGTCGACGCTTCGAGCGCGCGAAGCCGCCCTCCGCGAGCGAACGCAGCGGCTCGAAGTGATGTACCGCGTCCTCCGACACAACCTGCGGAACCAGTTGACGGTCGTCCTGACCTACGCCGAGGTCGTCGCGGACGTCGCCGCCGACGACCGGGTAGCCGGAGCGGGCCGGTCGATTCTCGACGCCGGCCGGACGCTCGCCAACCTCAGCGACCGCGTCAGACAGATCGAGACCGCCCTCGAAGCCGACCAGTCGCCGACCCGCGTCGAGGTGGTCGGCGTCGTCTCCGACGTCGTCACGGACCTCCGAGAGTCGTATCCGACCGTCGAACTCGAGGCGTCGCTGCCCGACGCCGCGCCGGCCGTCGCCCTGCCGTCGCTCCGACTCGCCGTCGAGAACGTCTGCGAGAACGCCTGCGAACACAACGACGCCGACGACCCGCGGGTGGACGTGTCCGTCTCGACCGTCAGTCGGTCGCCGGCGGAGGCCGTCGCGGACGACTGCGCCGACGCCGGTTCGCAGTGGGTTCGCGTCGCGGTCACCGACAACGGTCCCGGCATCCCCGAACAGGAACGCAGAGCGATCCGCGAGGGCAGAGAGACCGCCCTCGAACACGCGAGCAGCCTCGGCCTCTGGCTGACCTACTGGATCGTCGACGGGTCGGGCGGCGACCTGCGGTTCGCGGACGCCGACCCCCGCGGCACGACGGTCGAACTGCTCCTCCCGGCGGCCGGGTCGGCCGCCGGCGCGCCGTCACCCGCGTCGACGCGCGGCGAGCAGTGAGGCCACGGCGAGGACGGCCAGCCCGGCCGCCGGGAATCCGAACCCCGGGACCGACTCGCCGGTGTCCGCGGCGCCCGCTTCGGTCGTCTCGCTCGGCGCGGCGGCGGCCGCCGTGGTCGCCGCCGATTCGACCGTGACGGTGCCGACGAACCGCTCGTTGACGAACACCTCGTAGGTCCCCGGTTCGCCGAACGAGCGCTCGAACGTCGCCTGTCGGGACCCGTTCGGCGCGATGGACAGTTCCCGGCGGTCGACCACCTCGTCGCCGAGGAGCAACGCCACCGCGTAGGTGCCGTCCGCGCCGCCGACGTTCCGCACGCGGACGAACACCTCCGTTCCCTCGTCGGTGCGAATCCGCGTGACGGTCACGACGGCGTCCGTGATGCGGAACCGCGCCTGCTTGACGCCCGTCGCGAAGTCCGACAGCCCCGGCGCGCGAGCCTCGAAGAAGTGGTGCGTGTCGCCCGCGCCGACGACCCGCGTCGGGAGTTCGGTCCACGTTCCGTTCACGTGCCGGTAGAGGGCGACGTCCTCGGGGTCGGTCTCGTTTCCGGCCAGCACGTCCCGTCGCACGCGGAACCGCACCGTGACGTTCCGGACGTTCTCGTTGGCGATGCTGTGCCGGACGCGGAGATATCCGGCCGACTCGGTCCCGTCGGCGAGGGCGAACGCGGGCACGTCGGCGAACCGGCTCTCGTTCGTGGCGACGCTGAGCGTGACGTTCCCGTCGCGTTCGGGAGTGAACGACAGCGCGTCGATGGCGAACCGGTCGTCGCGCGTCAGCGGCCACGAGAGGTTGAGCGACTGCGTCGTGTTCGCCTCGGCGTTCCGGACGCTCGCGTTCACCAGCGTCTTCGTCGCCAGCACGCGCGACGGCGACACGTCGGCGACGGTCCGGGTGTTCGTGAGCCACACGTTCCGCTGCGGTTCGTCGGGGTCGTCGCTCATCACGTGCACGGTGGCGAACCGGGGGCGGCCGTCACCGCCCGCGAACGAGACGGAGACGTTCAGACGCTCGCCCGGGTCGAGCGTGACCGGGCCGTCGAACCCGGTGTCGAAGGACGACCGGTCGGGACCGACGACGACCACCGATCGGACCGTCAGGGTGGCGTCGCCGACGTTACCGACGGTGAGCGTCCGTTCGGCCGACGAGCGCTCGTTCGGAAACCGGAGCGTCACCGGCCGGACGACGACGTCCGGCGCCGCCGCCTGCGCTTGCTCGACGGAGTCGGCCTCGTCGACGGCGTCGACGTTGCCGGACGCCGCGGGCCGTGTCCCCGCGACGACCGGCGCGACCATCGCCGAGGCGACGAGCATCGCGACGACTGCCCACGCAGGAACGTTCGGTCTCATCGTCGGTCCTCACAGTGTGTGGTACGAAGTAACACAGTATAGAAGTTGACGGTGAGAGCGTCCCGCGACGAACTCAGTACGGGTCCATGTCTTGACCGAGTGCGTAGGGGTCCATGTCTTGACCGAGTGCGCTCACGGGCACCGGTGCCTGCTGTGCGGACGGGCTCACCGAGACGTTGTCGATGGGGAACGCGAGGAACGTCGCGTTGTCGATGGGGAACGCGAACACCTGTACTCCGTCGACTGCGGCCGTATCGACGCCGACCGTGCCGGCCTGCGTCGCGACCGGTGCGAGACCGAGTGTGCCGACCAGACCGCCCGCGAGGACGATACCGGCCAGCAGGAGTTTGACTTCGATTCCATCGGCGATGTGGGCGTCTTCCATCATCACAGGTAGCCGTCGGACCGGTGCGACGATGGCGATAGACGCTCAGTATGCGGGGCGGCGGCCGAACGACCGACCCGGAGTATCTAGAGGCGCCCCGCCGTCGCCTCGTCCCGATAGTTCGCAACGGGTTCCACGGGAGAGGCGGTGCGACTGACAACTGTCGTTCACCGGGCGGACGCCCGGAGACGGACGGTGACCACAGATGACTTCGACCAACGACGGACCCGAACCGACCGACTCGCACCGCACTGCCGACCGAACCGGCCTCCTCCACGCGGCGGAGGGCGTCGTCATCTACGACCGAGAGAACCCCTCGGGGTGGATCCAGTCCGCCGACGCCGTCTCGCTGGCGGACCGGTGCTGATACTTCGACGCACGTCCCCGACCTCCCGTGCGAACCTTAACGTATGTTAACGAACATCACGACACTATGGACGACGTTCTCGACGGCATCGGCGGGGGGGTGATGGTCGTCGACGCCGACTGGCGCGTCACGAGAGCGAACGAGGCTGCGGCCGGACTGTTCGGTCGCGCAGACGCGAACCTGGTCGGTGCCGACGTCCGCGACGCGTTCCCGGAGTCGGTCGAATCGACCTTCGCGGGTCACTTCGGGGGCGCGGACGCGTCGCCGTCGGCCGTCGCCTTCGAGGACTACTTTCCGGCGCTCGAGACGTGGCTCGCCGTCCGGACGGCCCCGGTCGACGACGGCATGGTCGTCTCCCTCCGCGACGTCACCGAACGGCGGCGGCTGGAGCGGACGCTGGCCGACCGTGAGGCCGAACTGGAGCGACTCAATCGAATCAACGCAATCATCCAGGAGATAATCCGGGAACTGGTGGGGGCGACCACCCGCGAGGAGATAGAGGAGACGGTCTGTGAACGACTGGCGGCGAGCGACCTCTACGAGTTCACGTGGGTCGGCGAGCGCGAGGCGACGAGCGACCGGGTCGCCAGCCGAACCGCCGCCGGCGACTCCGACGGACTCCTCGAACTCGTCGACGACGA from the Halogeometricum rufum genome contains:
- a CDS encoding response regulator; translation: MAQARDGTVLVVDDEREVTDAYALRLRQRYGDVRTAYGGEEALTAMDDAVDVVLLDRRMPFSGDEVLRELRDRGYDCRVIMVTAIDPGFGIADMPFDDYLCKPIGKEDLFAAVDQQLEAASYDDPLTEFFSLTAKLAVLESERSPEQLAEASEYVRMRRRSDELREELAVSTENFEEMVETFTAISRGG
- a CDS encoding sensor histidine kinase, coding for MRLRTKFAVAFVVVTLVLSASVVAAVEFYKRDAVGESRADVDETATRVADQIDASIRDRRDYVGLVASRPQARQFDGDGRFLEAFLANSRFYAAQVVAANGTVVDFRGDVTDAQRSAVLGSDRSDAAYVEAALEGRTYVGEAERLDGTDEYVLVFAAPIFERGAVKGVLAGAIYLDTRTTFDALPPLDTSRQTVTVVDDGAELHGGDRRFESSVEGVATVESTGWTVTVSQDRSALDARLRTLALFQAGQLGLVVLVMAGFGYWQYATSLRQTDRLLDAFADLGAGDYDRSVSLRGGAEWEQIGDGFNDLASTLRAREAALRERTQRLEVMYRVLRHNLRNQLTVVLTYAEVVADVAADDRVAGAGRSILDAGRTLANLSDRVRQIETALEADQSPTRVEVVGVVSDVVTDLRESYPTVELEASLPDAAPAVALPSLRLAVENVCENACEHNDADDPRVDVSVSTVSRSPAEAVADDCADAGSQWVRVAVTDNGPGIPEQERRAIREGRETALEHASSLGLWLTYWIVDGSGGDLRFADADPRGTTVELLLPAAGSAAGAPSPASTRGEQ
- a CDS encoding PGF-pre-PGF domain-containing protein, translated to MRPNVPAWAVVAMLVASAMVAPVVAGTRPAASGNVDAVDEADSVEQAQAAAPDVVVRPVTLRFPNERSSAERTLTVGNVGDATLTVRSVVVVGPDRSSFDTGFDGPVTLDPGERLNVSVSFAGGDGRPRFATVHVMSDDPDEPQRNVWLTNTRTVADVSPSRVLATKTLVNASVRNAEANTTQSLNLSWPLTRDDRFAIDALSFTPERDGNVTLSVATNESRFADVPAFALADGTESAGYLRVRHSIANENVRNVTVRFRVRRDVLAGNETDPEDVALYRHVNGTWTELPTRVVGAGDTHHFFEARAPGLSDFATGVKQARFRITDAVVTVTRIRTDEGTEVFVRVRNVGGADGTYAVALLLGDEVVDRRELSIAPNGSRQATFERSFGEPGTYEVFVNERFVGTVTVESAATTAAAAAPSETTEAGAADTGESVPGFGFPAAGLAVLAVASLLAARRRG
- a CDS encoding DUF7331 family protein, producing the protein MTSTNDGPEPTDSHRTADRTGLLHAAEGVVIYDRENPSGWIQSADAVSLADRC